One genomic window of Solea solea chromosome 12, fSolSol10.1, whole genome shotgun sequence includes the following:
- the idh2 gene encoding isocitrate dehydrogenase [NADP], mitochondrial: MAGYLKVISSLSRSAAAFSRSPAVLAPAAAHCQTLQQRNYADKRIKVSQPVVEMDGDEMTRIIWEFIKEKLILSNVDVELKYYDLGLPYRDQTDDQVTIDSALATKKYHVAVKCATITPDEERVEEFSLKKMWKSPNGTIRNILGGTVFREPIICKNIPRLVPGWTQPITIGRHAFGDQYRATDFVVDQPGKFKMIFSPADGSAGKEWEVYDFPAGGCGMGMYNTDESISGFAHSCFQYAIGKKWPLYLSTKNTILKAYDGRFKDIFQDIYEKNYKPQFDKLKIWYEHRLIDDMVAQVLKSSGAFVWACKNYDGDVQSDILAQGFGSLGLMTSVLVCPDGKTIEAEAAHGTVTRHFREHQKGRPTSTNPIASIFAWTRGLEHRGKLDGNPDLIKFSQTLERVCVETVESGTMTKDLAGCIHGLPNVKLNEHYVNTTDFLDAIKTNLDKALGK, translated from the exons ATGGCTGGATACCTGAAAGTCATCAGCTCCCTGTCGAGGTCTGCCGCCGCTTTTTCCCGGAGCCCCGCGGTGCTCGCGCCGGCTGCTGCCCACTGCCAGACTTTACAACAAAGAAACT atgCCGACAAACGCATCAAAGTGTCCCAGCCGGTGGTGGAGATGGACGGAGACGAGATGACCAGGATCATCTGGGAGTTCATCAAAGAGAAG CTCATCCTTTCCAACGTGGACGTCGAGCTGAAGTACTACGACCTGGGCCTGCCGTACCGCGACCAGACCGACGACCAGGTCACCATCGATTCCGCGCTGGCCACCAAGAAGTACCACGTGGCGGTAAAGTGTGCCACCATCACGCCCGACGAAGAGCGAGTGGAAG AGTTTAGCCTGAAGAAGATGTGGAAAAGCCCAAATGGAACCATCAGGAACATCCTGGGCGGCACCGTCTTCCGCGAGCCAATCATCTGCAAGAACATTCCCAGGCTTGTACCCGGCTGGACGCAGCCCATCACCATTGGCAGACATGCCTTTGGCGACCAA TACAGAGCCACAGACTTTGTTGTGGACCAGCCCGGCAAATTCAAGATGATCTTCTCACCTGCTGATGGCAGCGCAGGCAAGGAGTGGGAGGTGTATGACTTCCCCGCTGGTGGCTGTGGAATGGGCATGTACAACACAGATgag TCTATTTCAGGCTTTGCACACAGCTGCTTCCAGTATGCCATCGGTAAGAAGTGGCCGCTGTACTTGAGCACAAAGAACACCATTCTTAAAGCCTACGACGGCAGATTTAAGGACATTTTCCAGGACATCTATGAGAA GAACTACAAGCCTCAATTTGACAAACTGAAGATCTGGTACGAGCACAGGCTCATCGATGACATGGTCGCCCAGGTGCTCAAGTCCTCTGGAGCCTTTGTGTGGGCTTGCAAGAACTACGACGGAGACGTTCAGTCTGATATCCTCGCACAGG GATTTGGCTCTCTGGGGCTGATGACATCAGTTCTCGTGTGCCCCGACGGCAAGACCATCGAGGCCGAGGCCGCCCACGGCACAGTGACCAGGCACTTCCGCGAGCACCAGAAG ggAAGGCCGACTAGCACCAACCCCATCGCCAGCATTTTCGCCTGGACCCGAGGCCTGGAGCATCGCGGCAAACTCGACGGCAATCCTGACCTCATCAA GTTTTCCCAGACGctggagagagtgtgtgtagaGACGGTCGAGAGCGGCACAATGACCAAGGATCTGGCCGGCTGCATCCACGGCCTGCCCAA TGTCAAGCTGAACGAGCATTACGTCAATACGACAGACTTCCTCGACGCCATCAAGACAAACCTGGACAAAGCCCTCGGCAAGTGA
- the znf710a gene encoding zinc finger protein 710a isoform X1, whose product MRSLTHLKHHSRNNVEEESSRLVRTYPKMTESQVDVGTQTEPVVVLSLAQAAVLGLISQNEIFGATIAPNGFYTGETRECPPPPPEAMEYEYADQLIGANGDYLPEPAEEPEPQPHCSERRRPGPRGRNKRPRNDDELQTPHQKATSLQAQVKGERLESDSPPSCTHINSRHSPGKSDDPVTQKRSLKEEQACGNCVSCVRDTPGPKTDGQPEQEGEDNTGRDRERKEEEGPVAEEEEEEALNLKTTGENGSPLENRYYEPNEAGYEAADMSLPGEYEENGQAMLWSDPEGLARRMQIDRLDINVQIDESYCVDVGEGLKRWKCRMCEKSYTSKYNLVTHILGHNGIKPHECLHCGKLFKQPSHLQTHLLTHQGTRPHKCTVCEKAFTQTSHLKRHMLQHSDVKPYSCRFCGRGFAYPSELRTHENKHENGQCHVCTQCGLEFPTYAHLKRHLTSHQGPTTYQCTECHKSFAYRSQLQNHLMKHQNVRPYVCPECGMEFVQVHHLRQHALTHKGMKEFKCDVCAREFTLSANLKRHMLIHASVRPFQCHVCFKTFVQKQTLKTHMIVHLPVKPFKCKVCGKSFNRMYNLLGHMHLHAGSKPFKCPYCTSKFNLKGNLSRHMKVKHGIMDTSIDGQEAPQDTEGQEDYEEESFEFSERENRANNNNTPDIAKLTQMEYYSTYGKGAGRFSTA is encoded by the exons ATGAGATCCCTGACACACCTCAAACATCACTCCAGGAACAATGTG gaggaggagagcagccGCTTGGTGCGAACCTACCCTAAGATGACTGAGAGCCAAGTGGATGTGGGCACACAGACCGAGCCTGTGGTGGTGCTATCTCTGGCTCAGGCAGCTGTGCTTGGTCTCATCTCCCAGAATGAAATATTTGGGGCCACAATTGCCCCGAACGGCTTTTACACTGGGGAGACCAGGGAGTGTCCCCCTCCGCCCCCCGAGGCAATGGAGTACGAGTATGCTGACCAGCTGATAGGAGCCAATGGAGACTACCTGCCTGAGCCGGCTGAGGAGCCGGAGCCCCAGCCCCACTGCAGCGAAAGACGACGACCGGGGCCCCGTGGAAGGAACAAAAGGCCCAGGAACGATGACGAGTTACAGACTCCCCATCAGAAAGCAACAAGTCTACAGGCTCAAGTTAAAGGTGAAAGGCTTGAGTCTGACTCCCCTCCTTCCTGCACTCACATTAACAGCAGGCATAGTCCTGGAAAATCAGACGATCCAGTTACCCAAAAAAGGTCTCTGAAAGAGGAGCAGGCCTGTGGAAACTGTGTCTCATGTGTGAGAGATACACCCGGGCCAAAAACAGACGGACAACCAGAACAGGAAGGAGAAGACAACACTGgtcgagacagagagaggaaagaagaggaggggccagtggcagaggaagaagaggaggaagcacTAAACCTCAAGACCACTGGAGAGAATGGGAGTCCTCTAGAGAATCGCTATTATGAACCTAATGAGGCAGGGTATGAGGCTGCTGACATGTCACTGCCAGGAGAGTATGAGGAGAACGGCCAGGCCATGTTGTGGTCTGACCCGGAGGGTCTCGCCAGGCGGATGCAGATCGACCGGCTGGACATCAACGTACAGATCGACGAGTCCTACTGCGTGGATGTGGGCGAGGGTTTGAAACGCTGGAAGTGCCGCATGTGTGAGAAGTCGTACACATCCAAATACAACCTTGTGACTCATATCCTGGGCCATAATGGAATAAAGCCTCATGAATGTCTACACTGTGGAAAGCTATTCAAGCAGCCGAGCCATCTCCAGACCCACCTGCTCACCCACCAGGGAACCAGGCCGCACAAGTGCACTGTTTGTGAGAAAGCCTTTACGCAGACCAGTCACCTGAAGAGGCACATGCTGCAGCATTCAGACGTGAAGCCCTACAGCTGTCGTTTCTGCGGCCGAGGCTTTGCCTACCCCAGTGAGCTGCGGACGCATGAGAACAAACACGAGAACGGTCAGTGCCATGTCTGCACACAGTGTGGTCTGGAGTTCCCAACCTACGCACACCTGAAACGGCACCTTACCAGCCACCAGGGCCCCACCACGTACCAGTGCACAGAGTGCCATAAGTCCTTCGCCTACCGCAGCCAGCTGCAGAACCACCTGATGAAGCACCAAAACGTGCGGCCATACGTTTGCCCCGAGTGTGGCATGGAATTCGTCCAGGTCCACCATCTCCGACAACATGCTCTAACTCACAAG GGTATGAAGGAATTCAAGTGTGACGTCTGTGCCAGGGAGTTCACGCTGTCTGCCAACCTGAAGAGACACATGTTAATCCACGCCAGTGTGAGGCCCTTCCAGTGCCATGTCTGCTTCAAGACCTTTGTCCAGAAGCAAACCCTTAAAACGCATATGATTGTCCATCTGCCGGTCAAGCCTTTCAAATGCAAG GTGTGCGGAAAGTCGTTCAACAGAATGTACAACCTCCTCGGACACATGCATCTCCACGCCGGCAGCAAGCCCTTCAAGTGCCCTTACTGCACCAGCAAGTTCAACCTGAAGGGCAACCTCAGTCGACACATGAAGGTCAAACACGGAATAATGGACACCTCCATAGACGGGCAAG AAGCCCCccaagacacagagggacaaGAGGACTACGAAGAGGAGAGCTTTGAATTCAGCGAGCGAGAGAACCgcgccaacaacaacaacacgccAGACATTGCTAAACTAACTCAAATGGAATATTACAGCACCTATGGGAAGGGTGCAGGGCGTTTCAGCACGGCATGA
- the ankrd34c gene encoding ankyrin repeat domain-containing protein 34C yields the protein MADILELRTDGNSLLKAVWLRRLRLTRLLLEGGAYINESNERGETPLMVACMSRHTDQQSVSKSKLVKYLLDNQADPNIQDKTGKTALMHACIHKVGHEVVDHLLSNGADPSLEDKSGASALVYAINADEKETLKLLLDACKAKGKEVIIITTDKSPSGAKTTKQYLNVLPSPGLDERSSPTYCTSPSDIDVTASPTPEQEQQNTVFSFQSKMKTSASASKLSSGPTSPTRRTANPKRARLPQLKRLQSEPWGLIAPSVLAAAAAAAAAHEEAKKSSSDDDVVTGMNGLSLSKRSVLSRQNSVDGKESFLPLVGEQACKVTTSLSGPPTSKASYERSLGQHQPLARRSTVPTEQENSSCSSGAASLRDTVQRRRLGNDHYDSDSQLYSDSAMLDSPKVPVERRKLNTSPLAMLTSSKESLDSNASTSSPSTARRRAPGLLERRGSGTLLLDHISHTRPGHLPPLNVNPNPPIPDIGVSCKASSPLATGIRSIAPVAPNTPKRGSLKCKKKLVRRHSMQVEQMKQLSDFEELAH from the coding sequence ATGGCCGACATACTGGAGCTGCGGACGGACGGGAACTCACTCCTGAAGGCGGTGTGGCTCCGACGCTTGAGACTCACCCGGCTCCTGCTGGAAGGCGGCGCCTACATCAACGAGAGCAACGAGCGCGGCGAGACGCCGCTCATGGTGGCCTGCATGTCCAGACACACGGACCAGCAGAGCGTCAGCAAGTCCAAGCTGGTGAAATACCTGCTGGACAACCAGGCCGACCCCAACATACAGGACAAAACGGGTAAGACAGCGCTGATGCACGCCTGCATCCACAAGGTCGGACACGAGGTCGTGGATCACCTGCTGAGCAACGGAGCCGACCCCAGCCTGGAGGACAAGAGCGGGGCCTCGGCTCTCGTCTACGCCATCAATGCGGACGAGAAGGAAACGCTGAAGCTGCTCTTGGACGCGTGCAAAGCGAAAGGAAAGGAGGTTATCATAATCACCACAGACAAGTCGCCATCTGGCGCCAAAACGACCAAACAATATCTAAACGTGCTCCCGTCGCCGGGGCTGGACGAGAGGTCCTCCCCGACCTACTGCACCTCTCCGTCTGATATCGATGTCACCGCATCGCCCACTCCAGAGCAAGAGCAACAAAACACCGTCTTCAGTTTTCAGTCGAAGATGAAAACGTCCGCTTCAGCATCGAAGCTCTCCAGCGGGCCCACGTCGCCAACGCGGCGAACTGCCAACCCCAAACGTGCACGTTTGCCTCAGCTGAAGAGGCTGCAGTCGGAGCCTTGGGGGCTGATCGCTCCGTCTGTCCTGGCCGCAGCCgccgcagccgccgccgccCATGAGGAGGCTAAGAAATCCAGCTCTGATGACGATGTCGTCACGGGGATGAACGGACTCTCGCTGAGTAAGAGGTCAGTTTTATCCCGACAGAACAGCGTGGACGGGAAGGAGAGCTTCCTCCCGCTCGTAGGCGAGCAGGCCTGCAAGGTCACGACCTCACTGTCGGGCCCTCCGACGTCTAAAGCATCGTACGAGAGATCTCTGGGCCAGCACCAGCCGCTGGCACGGCGCAGCACTGTGCCCACGGAGCAGGagaacagcagctgcagcagtggagCAGCCAGTCTGAGGGACACGGTGCAAAGGAGGCGCCTGGGGAACGACCATTATGACTCAGACTCGCAGCTCTACTCAGACTCTGCCATGCTAGACTCTCCGAAGGTCCCAGTGGAGCGAAGAAAGCTCAACACTTCTCCTCTGGCAATGCTGACCAGCTCCAAAGAATCTCTCGACAGCAACGCCAGCACGTCGTCTCCCAGCACGGCGCGCAGGCGGGCGCCGGGCCTCCTGGAGAGGAGAGGCTCGGGCACGCTGCTGCTGGACCACATCTCCCACACCAGGCCCGGCCACCTGCCCCCGCTCAACGTCAACCCCAACCCTCCCATCCCAGATATCGGGGTCAGTTGCAAGGCCTCGTCGCCTCTGGCCACAGGTATTAGGTCCATCGCTCCGGTAGCACCAAACACACCAAAGAGAGGCAGCCTCAAGTGCAAGAAGAAGCTTGTTCGACGGCACTCTATGCAAGTGGAGCAGATGAAGCAGCTTTCGGATTTTGAGGAGCTGGCTCATTAG
- the znf710a gene encoding zinc finger protein 710a isoform X2 has translation MRSLTHLKHHSRNNVEEESSRLVRTYPKMTESQVDVGTQTEPVVVLSLAQAAVLGLISQNEIFGATIAPNGFYTGETRECPPPPPEAMEYEYADQLIGANGDYLPEPAEEPEPQPHCSERRRPGPRGRNKRPRNDDELQTPHQKATSLQAQVKGERLESDSPPSCTHINSRHSPGKSDDPVTQKRSLKEEQACGNCVSCVRDTPGPKTDGQPEQEGEDNTGRDRERKEEEGPVAEEEEEEALNLKTTGENGSPLENRYYEPNEAGYEAADMSLPGEYEENGQAMLWSDPEGLARRMQIDRLDINVQIDESYCVDVGEGLKRWKCRMCEKSYTSKYNLVTHILGHNGIKPHECLHCGKLFKQPSHLQTHLLTHQGTRPHKCTVCEKAFTQTSHLKRHMLQHSDVKPYSCRFCGRGFAYPSELRTHENKHENGQCHVCTQCGLEFPTYAHLKRHLTSHQGPTTYQCTECHKSFAYRSQLQNHLMKHQNVRPYVCPECGMEFVQVHHLRQHALTHKGMKEFKCDVCAREFTLSANLKRHMLIHASVRPFQCHVCFKTFVQKQTLKTHMIVHLPVKPFKCKVCGKSFNRMYNLLGHMHLHAGSKPFKCPYCTSKFNLKGNLSRHMKVKHGIMDTSIDGQAPQDTEGQEDYEEESFEFSERENRANNNNTPDIAKLTQMEYYSTYGKGAGRFSTA, from the exons ATGAGATCCCTGACACACCTCAAACATCACTCCAGGAACAATGTG gaggaggagagcagccGCTTGGTGCGAACCTACCCTAAGATGACTGAGAGCCAAGTGGATGTGGGCACACAGACCGAGCCTGTGGTGGTGCTATCTCTGGCTCAGGCAGCTGTGCTTGGTCTCATCTCCCAGAATGAAATATTTGGGGCCACAATTGCCCCGAACGGCTTTTACACTGGGGAGACCAGGGAGTGTCCCCCTCCGCCCCCCGAGGCAATGGAGTACGAGTATGCTGACCAGCTGATAGGAGCCAATGGAGACTACCTGCCTGAGCCGGCTGAGGAGCCGGAGCCCCAGCCCCACTGCAGCGAAAGACGACGACCGGGGCCCCGTGGAAGGAACAAAAGGCCCAGGAACGATGACGAGTTACAGACTCCCCATCAGAAAGCAACAAGTCTACAGGCTCAAGTTAAAGGTGAAAGGCTTGAGTCTGACTCCCCTCCTTCCTGCACTCACATTAACAGCAGGCATAGTCCTGGAAAATCAGACGATCCAGTTACCCAAAAAAGGTCTCTGAAAGAGGAGCAGGCCTGTGGAAACTGTGTCTCATGTGTGAGAGATACACCCGGGCCAAAAACAGACGGACAACCAGAACAGGAAGGAGAAGACAACACTGgtcgagacagagagaggaaagaagaggaggggccagtggcagaggaagaagaggaggaagcacTAAACCTCAAGACCACTGGAGAGAATGGGAGTCCTCTAGAGAATCGCTATTATGAACCTAATGAGGCAGGGTATGAGGCTGCTGACATGTCACTGCCAGGAGAGTATGAGGAGAACGGCCAGGCCATGTTGTGGTCTGACCCGGAGGGTCTCGCCAGGCGGATGCAGATCGACCGGCTGGACATCAACGTACAGATCGACGAGTCCTACTGCGTGGATGTGGGCGAGGGTTTGAAACGCTGGAAGTGCCGCATGTGTGAGAAGTCGTACACATCCAAATACAACCTTGTGACTCATATCCTGGGCCATAATGGAATAAAGCCTCATGAATGTCTACACTGTGGAAAGCTATTCAAGCAGCCGAGCCATCTCCAGACCCACCTGCTCACCCACCAGGGAACCAGGCCGCACAAGTGCACTGTTTGTGAGAAAGCCTTTACGCAGACCAGTCACCTGAAGAGGCACATGCTGCAGCATTCAGACGTGAAGCCCTACAGCTGTCGTTTCTGCGGCCGAGGCTTTGCCTACCCCAGTGAGCTGCGGACGCATGAGAACAAACACGAGAACGGTCAGTGCCATGTCTGCACACAGTGTGGTCTGGAGTTCCCAACCTACGCACACCTGAAACGGCACCTTACCAGCCACCAGGGCCCCACCACGTACCAGTGCACAGAGTGCCATAAGTCCTTCGCCTACCGCAGCCAGCTGCAGAACCACCTGATGAAGCACCAAAACGTGCGGCCATACGTTTGCCCCGAGTGTGGCATGGAATTCGTCCAGGTCCACCATCTCCGACAACATGCTCTAACTCACAAG GGTATGAAGGAATTCAAGTGTGACGTCTGTGCCAGGGAGTTCACGCTGTCTGCCAACCTGAAGAGACACATGTTAATCCACGCCAGTGTGAGGCCCTTCCAGTGCCATGTCTGCTTCAAGACCTTTGTCCAGAAGCAAACCCTTAAAACGCATATGATTGTCCATCTGCCGGTCAAGCCTTTCAAATGCAAG GTGTGCGGAAAGTCGTTCAACAGAATGTACAACCTCCTCGGACACATGCATCTCCACGCCGGCAGCAAGCCCTTCAAGTGCCCTTACTGCACCAGCAAGTTCAACCTGAAGGGCAACCTCAGTCGACACATGAAGGTCAAACACGGAATAATGGACACCTCCATAGACGGGCAAG CCCCccaagacacagagggacaaGAGGACTACGAAGAGGAGAGCTTTGAATTCAGCGAGCGAGAGAACCgcgccaacaacaacaacacgccAGACATTGCTAAACTAACTCAAATGGAATATTACAGCACCTATGGGAAGGGTGCAGGGCGTTTCAGCACGGCATGA